In one Chionomys nivalis chromosome 13, mChiNiv1.1, whole genome shotgun sequence genomic region, the following are encoded:
- the LOC130886157 gene encoding 40S ribosomal protein S15a-like, whose protein sequence is MVLMNVLADALKSINNAEKRGKRQVLIRPCSKVIVQFLTVMMKHCYIGEFEIIDDHRAGKIVVNLTGRLNKCGVISPRFDVQLKDLEKWQNHLLPSRQFGFIVLTTAAGIMDHEEARRQHTGGKILGFVF, encoded by the coding sequence atggTGCTCATGAACGTCCTGGCTGATGCTCTCAAGAGCATCAACAATGCAGAGAAGAGAGGCAAACGCCAGGTCCTCATCAGGCCCTGCTCCAAAGTCATCGTTCAGTTCCTAACCGTGATGATGAAGCACTGTTACATTGGTGAATTTGAAATCATTGATGACCACAGAGCTGGGAAGATCGTCGTGAACCTCACAGGCAGGCTGAACAAGTGTGGAGTGATAAGCCCTAGATTTGATGTGCAACTCAAAGACCTAGAAAAATGGCAGAACCACCTGCTCCCGTCCCGCCAGTTTGGCTTCATTGTACTGACCACCGCAGCTGGCATCATGGACCATGAAGAGGCAAGACGACAGCACACAGGAGGGAAAATCCTGGGATTCGTTTTCTAG